In one window of Macrobrachium nipponense isolate FS-2020 chromosome 2, ASM1510439v2, whole genome shotgun sequence DNA:
- the LOC135221182 gene encoding putative nuclease HARBI1 — protein MGREWLTRRQLHGDYDQLPQELNKEDSKGHRNFLHIYPELFEEMVERLMTILKTKDMKMRNAQEVGLKLAVTLRHLASGNYYPSLQYSFSLSKSSICRFIPLVCQAIINTYKPEVLKCPKTAEAWNNVAEQCASKWNYFNCVGALDGKHVAIKKPKGGGSLYFNYKKFHSIILMALSDAKYRFLFIDVGAEGGAGDGGTWQKCNLARAITYN, from the coding sequence ATGGGTCGGGAGTGGCTGACACGGCGACAACTACATGGAGACTATGACCAGCTGCcacaagaactgaacaaggaggacaGCAAAGGACACAGAAACTTCCTACAcatctaccctgaattgttcgaggagatggtcgaaaggctgatGACCATTTTGAAGACGAAGGACATGAAAATGCGGAATGCACAAGAGGTAGGACTCAAGTTGGCAGTCACTCtccgccacctggcaagtgggaacTACTATCCAAGTCTCCAATACAGCTTCAgtctctccaagagttccatatgccggtttatcccattagtctgccaagccattatcAACACCTACAAACCAGAAGTGTTGAAGTGCCCCAAGACAGCAGAAGCATGGAACAATGTAGCAGAACAATGCGCCTcaaagtggaactacttcaattgtgtgggagccctggatgggaagcacgtCGCAATCAAGAAACCAaaaggtggaggatcactgtatttcaattacaagaagttccACAGCATCATCCTCATGGCCCTCTCCGATGCAAAATACAGGTTTCTGTTCATCGACGTTggtgcagaaggaggtgctggggatggaggaacctggcagaagtgcaacctggccagggccatcacATACAATTGA